The stretch of DNA ttgataattagGGGCATTATGTTTATCATATACTCGTAGCTCATGACTTAAATTGGATTTTCAACATAAAACTTATCTAAGGAAGTAATACAATAGGTTTTGGTATTCGAATAAGTGCACCAATAACGATATGTCGTGAATAGTTTTTCAAAAGTTTGCGCTATTAttgatactgtaaaccaacgttCTTTCGCGactattaaatttcgcgattttcatatcaaaacaaGTCCGCAAAGATTAAAATCTAAAAACAATGAATGAAATTCCTTTCAATATAAAGTACAATacataaactttcgcgaatttcctTATTGGATCACGAAGTTCGCACACAAAAGAAATGTGATTTACAAATATGTAGTCTATGAGAAGGAGCTTGTGTGATAAAATGACTATAATATCATTGTCTCTTTGTAAAGTGTGCAGTATAACCATGTGTTTAGCCTTATGTTAAATACCTGTACATACATAGAATCTGCTTCAATGTACAGGTTAAGTTATAAacaatacatgcatatatgcaTTAATAAATCAGATGTAATTTCATATTCGTTGAACTTAGTCTAAAAATGCCATATATTATATGTGGCCATGTTTTGTGTTCTACTATGCCTTGGTAAAGGACCGACTTTGTCTACAAGTTTACATTATGTTGCCACACTAAGAATTTCTTCtttatatagttataaaataaGTGATAAAAACATAATGCTATCACAGATCCGTGTTTTGATCTAATGCTGAGTCTATAATATAATTCGTCTCAATGTCATTAATATATGGTATGAGAACGCTAGTATAATGTAAATTCAAGTGTAAGATGAATGTGATATGATAATATGCTGAGAATAATTTGgtgtgaaaatgaaatatagacagagttaatTTGATTGTATAAagtataatgatttttttctgtttaatatATTAGTAATTGAATTAATGCAGAATTATTTATAATGGTTATGTGAGAGGTCTCTCTACACTTCCTAAGGTATCAGTGTGTTGTTGAGTCTGCGTGTATGCTATTGTCTGCACTGCCCTGTATAATAAAGACCTGAACTGAACCAAGCCATATATACAGACAGTTTGTGGCAGAAGACAACCCACGAAATATGCagcatataaaacatttttttgtgataTGTTTCTGTATCGGGATGGATACCCGATATATTTTGTCTATCATTGTCGTCGTAAAAAGTTAGGTTTCGCATACAATTCACTAGTTTTTAGATTAATACTATCTAGACCTAAGCTTGTttcaatgtacatattttagaATTGATATTTGATGTTAAAGTGAAATACATGCGTATACGTGTACAAATGATCATGTAAAAAACTACTTTGTATGTATGGTTTTagtccctatcaaacatatcaaaataaagatGGTTACACTCCAGTAAATCGCGGTATTTTTATTCAATACAAAATTGGATACTGGCTGCAATGAGAAACatatgtgtatactgtatagttacttTTATTCGTGGGATTAAAATTTGCTTTGTTCACTGTCATGTTAACGTTTCGCGAACTGAAGTACTCGCGAACAAAATGGAAAGAATAACAAGAAAGATAATCTGTATTGTTTATTAACTGTTAGTTCATGGCATTTATAAAATATCGAACATTTCTCTCCGCgatttacatgtagtatcaCATAGAAACCCGCGAAATTTTCTCTCGGCCAGATTAAACAacaatacagtatacatatgtaaCTATTGTAAGAATACTTAGAGATGTAGACTCTATGCATGTTTGATGTATTTCCCGTTAAAATAATCACGAGTGAAATAAATGTGTAAGTACACTTAAAATGGATATTGTCATATGTATTTCGTATTTGATGGATGAACTGGTGAATGTATTTAACAGCCGTGTTATTTGGTTTTCTAAAAGGTATACGAGAAAATATTAACTAAGAAAAGTACCccgatttttaaaaaaatatttgttcaaatTTTGTATGTTAATTAGTCTATCCACCATGTACGAAATATGCATGTTACAGGACAAGattcattttcattgagttaGCAGAAAATCCTAATTATACATGATGTTCATTATTAAGGCAGGAATATCAAGGACAGTATGGTAGATTTATACATTACTGAAATAGTGACACGGCATGTTAAAATGTTCGCCatgttatggcacatataaatTTTAAGTATGTTAAGGTGGAAACCGGATGTGAAGGTAGCTTATAGCACTGGCTTATTGTCAGATTGTTTCTATGGCAGATATTATTTAGAATAGAAAGTGATGTAAAGTTCATTTGTTTCATAAGAACATGAACAGCATTGTCCCTCGATAGCAGGGGAGCCCTATGAAACTGCTACACACAGCCTTCGGCCTCAAGCAATAAATCTCTAGGTCTTCCTCGCTACCTCAATGATTTGACTGTTTTCTCAGTTCCAATAAAATAACTGTAAAATGTCCTTTTAGAAAACAGACAGCAAAGAGTGTGAAGTGGTGTAAAATTCCATtgctaattatataacataattCACGTCGAGGGGTGGCATCCTACACACTCAAATTAATACtgaattttaacaaaatgttaAGACACAAAAGTGCCTATTTGGAGACAACTTGACACGGAGCAACAGACGAACATGTCTTGTTGTATCCACAGCCCTCTGAAGTCCAGGGTTTGACACAGACGAAACAGAACTGGAACGTACACTTACATGTCATTCTTTTACAACCCCTCTCATGCTCCACCAGTGCGTGACAACTAGGGCACGCGCGGACTGCTGGAACATTTGCGTAATTATCTATCGTTTTCTTTGCGCATGTCCGTAATATTTCCTGTGACATATGTACTCCCTTAGCGGTCGAGCATTGTAGATTTCCACAGAATTCTCTGGCATGGCTATCTTTCCATTGATGCAGACATTGCCAGCAGAATTCAGACCGGTCCGGATTTGTATGGGAGCAATTCAGACATCTGACTCTGTTGTTTTTTTCGTTGGCCCTGACGGATAGACACCGACAGAACGGGCACTCCTGTACGCTGTCCTCTTTCTGGATACTGTTTTTACTCAGGCGCATCTCAAACAGTATCCGCTCATCAACAGACAGTTGGGCTTTTATCGTCACCTCGTAAAGGGTCCAGATCTCACCACATGGAGCTTGGTTACCTCTGACGTTGAACTGTTCT from Argopecten irradians isolate NY chromosome 15, Ai_NY, whole genome shotgun sequence encodes:
- the LOC138308910 gene encoding uncharacterized protein, which gives rise to MLRFLKSSPTEMPKIIKTETLSGDRQYSRSITIDQTKVHSIRELKKVLGVKLGLLADRFDIVKMADVLLYDDQERLPDNLASPLHIIVHPAERTVFDHLVTPAKDMINDFEDDDRTMMSCGHGIVPDNLYDLCWNNLKQGAVEFQCPAIEQFNVRGNQAPCGEIWTLYEVTIKAQLSVDERILFEMRLSKNSIQKEDSVQECPFCRCLSVRANEKNNRVRCLNCSHTNPDRSEFCWQCLHQWKDSHAREFCGNLQCSTAKGVHMSQEILRTCAKKTIDNYANVPAVRACPSCHALVEHERGCKRMTCKCTFQFCFVCVKPWTSEGCGYNKTCSSVAPCQVVSK